A window of the Xiashengella succiniciproducens genome harbors these coding sequences:
- a CDS encoding thymidylate synthase: MQQYLDLVRRVLAEGVLKEDRTGTGTISVFGHQMRFNLEDGFPLVTTKKLHLKSIIYELLWFLKGSTNVKYLQDNGVRIWNEWAKEDGELGPIYGYQWRSWPDYSGGHIDQVLQVIESIKNNPDSRRHIVSAWNVGQIDEMQLPPCHILFQFYVANGRLSCQLYQRSADIFLGVPFNIASYALLTMMVAQVCGLKPGDFVHTLGDSHIYCNHIEQVKLQISREPRPLPVMKINPSIRNIDEFSFEDFELTGYDPHPHIKGDIAV, translated from the coding sequence ATGCAACAATATCTCGACCTCGTACGAAGGGTGCTAGCAGAAGGCGTACTTAAGGAAGACAGAACAGGCACCGGAACCATTTCGGTTTTCGGACACCAGATGCGCTTCAATCTTGAGGACGGTTTTCCTCTTGTCACAACAAAAAAACTACACCTTAAATCTATCATATACGAGTTACTGTGGTTTTTAAAGGGTAGTACAAATGTCAAATACCTTCAGGATAACGGGGTGCGCATCTGGAATGAATGGGCTAAGGAAGACGGTGAACTGGGACCCATTTACGGTTATCAATGGAGGTCATGGCCGGATTATAGCGGAGGTCATATTGACCAGGTACTACAGGTTATCGAATCAATAAAGAATAATCCTGATTCACGGAGGCATATAGTATCGGCATGGAATGTGGGGCAAATCGATGAAATGCAGTTGCCTCCCTGCCATATCTTGTTTCAGTTTTATGTTGCCAACGGCAGACTAAGCTGTCAGCTCTATCAACGCAGTGCAGATATCTTCCTGGGAGTTCCCTTCAATATAGCCTCCTATGCCCTCTTGACTATGATGGTAGCACAGGTTTGCGGTCTCAAACCCGGAGATTTTGTCCATACTTTGGGGGATTCACATATCTATTGCAACCATATCGAGCAGGTAAAGCTGCAGATAAGCAGGGAACCTCGTCCTCTGCCTGTAATGAAGATCAACCCCAGCATAAGGAACATTGATGAGT
- a CDS encoding endonuclease/exonuclease/phosphatase family protein, with product MKKILYSISLTIVTLSALALLFSTATAYIPPGSLHFLAFAGFAFVALWIFNLALAIILLLRKSWFVLIPIIALLISLPHWNHCFRIWGKNVEASLVLEKPVTVMSYNTRMFDYYKHSGVNNTPEVTFDFILQQSPDIISFQEYYTKLKPEEYSPAAIAMKFRAYPHRYFEYTEKHKGNTGYGLAIYSKYPIIEGGAIRFDQSRNMTIYADIDINGTVVRVFNSHLESIGFQDNELEVLDSLDFRMSESQKRGLINISRKLTRALRSRATQAETISGQIAESPYPVIVCGDFNDIPVSYVYRKMRGKLKDAFTESGSGFGGTYNGRRLPSFRIDYIFHDPAFSSYNFRKFPVKYSDHYPIMTVIDLNPKR from the coding sequence TTGAAAAAGATTCTTTATTCAATATCGCTCACTATCGTGACATTGTCTGCACTGGCCTTGCTGTTTTCAACAGCAACAGCCTATATCCCACCGGGAAGTCTCCACTTCCTGGCCTTTGCTGGCTTTGCCTTTGTTGCTCTATGGATCTTCAACCTTGCCCTTGCCATTATTCTGCTGCTACGTAAATCATGGTTTGTCTTAATACCAATTATCGCACTTCTAATTAGTCTACCTCACTGGAACCATTGCTTCAGAATCTGGGGTAAGAATGTCGAAGCATCTCTGGTATTGGAAAAACCGGTAACGGTGATGTCATACAATACCAGAATGTTCGATTACTACAAGCATTCAGGAGTGAACAATACCCCGGAAGTAACCTTTGATTTTATCTTGCAACAATCGCCCGACATTATAAGCTTTCAGGAGTACTATACAAAGCTGAAGCCGGAGGAATACAGCCCTGCAGCAATAGCTATGAAGTTCAGAGCCTATCCTCACAGATATTTCGAATATACTGAAAAGCACAAGGGAAACACCGGTTATGGATTAGCTATCTATTCAAAATACCCTATTATCGAAGGTGGTGCAATACGCTTCGATCAGAGCCGTAATATGACAATCTATGCCGATATCGACATAAACGGTACCGTTGTAAGGGTATTTAACTCGCACCTTGAGTCTATAGGATTCCAGGATAACGAACTGGAAGTGCTTGACAGTCTTGATTTTCGCATGAGCGAAAGTCAGAAACGGGGACTTATAAATATTTCAAGAAAACTCACAAGGGCACTTAGGTCACGGGCCACCCAGGCAGAGACAATCTCAGGACAGATTGCAGAGTCACCATATCCGGTGATAGTCTGCGGTGATTTTAATGATATCCCTGTGTCTTATGTTTACCGCAAAATGCGTGGTAAACTAAAAGATGCCTTTACAGAATCCGGATCAGGTTTCGGAGGTACATACAATGGACGACGCCTCCCCTCTTTCCGCATTGATTATATTTTCCATGATCCTGCATTCAGTTCCTATAATTTCAGGAAATTCCCGGTCAAGTATTCAGATCATTACCCGATAATGACTGTTATTGACCTTAATCCCAAAAGGTGA
- a CDS encoding rhomboid family intramembrane serine protease, translating to MSFRPSPFGMPPVVKNLLIINVLFFFASIVLYSRLGIRIEDYLGLHVPAAEYFRPYQLITYMFLHAYPQPSHLFFNMFALFMFGRMLEMVWGPKRFLLYYMVTGVGAGLIQMLVQMVEVQPVLNAVTYYLNNPSHENLLAFFGQTPMINQNAYIAFENAYNGLINTNPELAIGLSKEYVYNYGLDYARYLNLYATVGASGAVFGILLAFGMLFPNTVLFLMIPPMPIKAKYFVIIYGVIELFLGVANFSGDNVAHFAHLGGMLFGFFLIRYWRKKGVY from the coding sequence ATGAGTTTCAGACCATCGCCGTTTGGCATGCCCCCGGTAGTAAAAAATCTACTGATAATTAACGTACTGTTTTTCTTTGCATCTATAGTCTTGTATTCCCGCCTTGGCATAAGAATAGAAGATTATCTGGGACTGCATGTGCCTGCTGCGGAATACTTCAGACCATATCAGCTGATTACCTATATGTTTCTGCATGCCTATCCCCAGCCTTCACACCTGTTTTTCAATATGTTTGCCCTATTTATGTTTGGCAGAATGTTGGAGATGGTATGGGGACCAAAAAGATTCCTGTTGTATTACATGGTAACAGGAGTAGGGGCAGGATTAATACAGATGCTAGTGCAGATGGTAGAGGTACAGCCTGTACTTAACGCTGTTACCTACTATCTGAACAACCCTTCACACGAAAACCTGCTGGCATTCTTTGGCCAGACACCGATGATCAACCAAAACGCCTATATCGCTTTTGAAAACGCATACAATGGCCTTATCAATACCAACCCGGAACTGGCAATAGGCTTGTCAAAGGAGTATGTGTATAATTATGGCTTGGACTATGCAAGATACCTGAATTTATACGCTACCGTGGGAGCGTCAGGAGCCGTATTCGGCATCCTGCTGGCATTCGGAATGCTTTTCCCCAATACTGTATTATTCCTGATGATTCCACCAATGCCTATCAAAGCAAAGTACTTTGTAATAATATATGGGGTGATAGAGCTGTTCCTTGGTGTGGCTAATTTCTCAGGTGATAATGTAGCACACTTTGCCCACCTTGGAGGTATGCTCTTTGGTTTTTTCCTTATCCGCTACTGGCGTAAAAAGGGAGTTTATTAA
- the mutL gene encoding DNA mismatch repair endonuclease MutL, with protein MPDLIQLLPDSVANQIAAGEVVQRPASVVKELVENALDARATDIRVLVKDAGRTLIQVIDNGIGMSETDARIAFDRHATSKIKSADDLFAIRTMGFRGEALASIAAIAHVELRTRSTDSDLGTQIVISGSKVESQKPIACDKGSNFIIRDLFYNVPARRRFLKSNATELRYIISEMHRVALANPEIAFILVHNDQPLLNLKSENHRQRIEAIAGKQSNKQHIPVNIETSVVYIHGFIGTPQGARKTVGNQYFFVNKRYMRHSYLHKAVMDAYSNLIPSDAYPSYYLYLDIAPEMIDVNIHPTKTEIKFEDEQLIWKILNSAIRESLGKHSIVPSIDFDTEGQIDIPVTFNPTEVKPPQISFNPDYNPFRKESNYNRPQSTLIPEWQELYKGFEKGGEITLPDDDEEEEILVLPSKGNEADIQTSIVNFEHDRPVEDATFFQIKNKYILTPVRSGLMVIDQRRAHERVLFERFINTIRSGNSATQQLLFPEILHPDTDDAVLMRDIMEDLGTFGFDIKETEPGIFAVSGIPDGFDNSRTVSFLDQLLEAYKSGEKDASLEMREQLAAIMARNACMMAGERLSAEEMTMLVAQLFQCNTPAYTSSGKRVFTIVENEEIEKWFR; from the coding sequence ATGCCAGATTTGATTCAACTCTTGCCCGATTCGGTAGCCAACCAGATCGCTGCCGGTGAAGTAGTTCAACGGCCAGCTTCTGTTGTCAAGGAACTAGTCGAGAATGCACTGGATGCGCGGGCGACTGACATAAGAGTTCTTGTCAAAGACGCCGGCAGAACCCTTATTCAGGTGATTGACAACGGGATTGGCATGAGCGAGACTGATGCCCGTATTGCCTTTGACCGGCACGCCACCTCCAAGATCAAATCAGCAGATGATCTTTTTGCTATAAGAACTATGGGCTTCCGCGGGGAGGCCCTTGCTTCTATTGCTGCTATCGCTCATGTAGAGCTAAGAACCAGATCTACTGATTCAGACCTGGGAACACAGATTGTTATTTCCGGCTCAAAGGTTGAAAGCCAAAAACCGATTGCCTGCGACAAGGGCAGCAACTTCATTATCAGGGATCTGTTTTACAACGTACCCGCACGAAGGCGTTTTCTAAAGTCAAATGCTACCGAACTGCGTTATATAATCAGCGAAATGCACCGTGTTGCGCTGGCCAACCCGGAGATTGCTTTTATACTGGTGCACAATGACCAACCCCTGCTCAACCTGAAATCTGAGAACCACCGCCAGAGGATAGAAGCAATTGCAGGGAAACAAAGCAACAAACAGCATATCCCAGTAAATATAGAGACCTCAGTGGTCTATATCCACGGGTTTATTGGCACCCCACAGGGTGCCAGGAAGACTGTCGGCAATCAGTACTTCTTCGTTAACAAGCGCTACATGCGCCATTCCTACCTGCACAAGGCAGTAATGGACGCCTATTCCAACCTTATCCCTTCGGATGCTTATCCTTCCTATTACCTATATCTGGATATAGCCCCGGAAATGATCGACGTCAACATCCACCCTACCAAGACTGAGATCAAATTTGAAGATGAGCAGCTGATCTGGAAGATACTCAACTCAGCCATACGCGAGAGCCTTGGCAAGCATAGCATAGTGCCCTCGATTGACTTTGATACCGAAGGGCAGATAGACATCCCTGTCACGTTCAACCCCACAGAGGTTAAACCTCCTCAGATCAGCTTTAACCCTGATTATAATCCATTCAGGAAGGAGTCAAACTATAACAGGCCTCAGTCGACTCTAATACCCGAATGGCAGGAGTTATACAAAGGTTTTGAAAAAGGTGGAGAAATTACTTTACCTGATGATGATGAAGAGGAAGAGATTTTAGTACTGCCATCAAAAGGAAATGAGGCAGATATACAAACATCGATTGTCAACTTTGAGCATGACAGACCTGTAGAGGATGCTACCTTCTTCCAGATAAAGAACAAATACATCCTGACCCCGGTAAGGTCAGGATTGATGGTTATCGATCAGCGCAGGGCACATGAACGTGTACTATTCGAACGCTTCATCAACACTATCAGGTCAGGAAATTCGGCTACCCAACAATTGTTATTCCCTGAAATCCTTCATCCTGACACTGATGACGCAGTGCTGATGAGAGATATAATGGAAGATTTGGGTACATTCGGGTTCGACATAAAGGAAACTGAACCTGGAATCTTTGCGGTCAGCGGAATCCCTGACGGGTTTGATAATTCCCGCACAGTTTCTTTCCTTGACCAGCTCCTTGAAGCATATAAAAGTGGAGAAAAGGATGCATCTTTGGAGATGAGGGAACAGCTCGCTGCAATTATGGCCCGCAACGCCTGCATGATGGCAGGCGAGCGGCTATCGGCTGAGGAGATGACGATGCTTGTAGCACAGCTATTCCAGTGCAATACTCCGGCCTATACATCATCAGGTAAGCGGGTATTTACTATTGTAGAGAATGAAGAGATTGAAAAGTGGTTTAGATAA
- a CDS encoding rhomboid family intramembrane serine protease, whose amino-acid sequence MSISSEIRDSFKYGSVLTRLIYVNIGVFLIFRFIQLFMVLSGNQPSVILPWLTAFSVPADYLELLRHFWTPVTYMFLHFDFLHLLFNVLYLYWFGRLFMHIIGESYLLRTYLIGGLAGALAFFLAYNFLPVFYGNDNAILMGASASVMAVLFTVARYEPNHKVYLLFFGEVRLKYIALAALIIDLISISNLNNTGGHLAHIGGSLVGLLLGWRWSVKGLPDSRTFMSSPLQDVKNKLSRKPKLSVAHKRPLTDYEYNALKVRRQKELDRILEKIKSNGYESLTAEEKRTLFDASKEGDI is encoded by the coding sequence ATGTCAATAAGTTCTGAAATACGGGACTCTTTCAAATATGGTAGTGTCCTTACCCGGTTGATTTATGTCAATATTGGGGTATTCCTGATCTTCAGGTTTATTCAGCTGTTTATGGTGCTGTCAGGTAACCAGCCATCTGTGATATTACCCTGGTTGACAGCCTTTAGCGTACCGGCTGATTATCTGGAACTGCTGAGGCATTTCTGGACTCCAGTCACTTATATGTTTCTGCATTTTGATTTCCTGCACCTCCTGTTTAATGTACTTTATCTATACTGGTTTGGCAGGTTGTTTATGCACATTATTGGCGAGAGTTATCTCCTTCGCACCTACCTTATAGGAGGTCTGGCAGGAGCACTTGCTTTCTTCCTGGCATACAACTTCCTGCCGGTTTTTTACGGCAATGACAATGCCATTCTAATGGGGGCCTCTGCATCCGTAATGGCAGTGCTGTTTACAGTAGCGCGGTATGAGCCCAACCACAAGGTCTATCTGCTCTTCTTCGGTGAGGTAAGGTTGAAGTATATAGCACTTGCTGCGCTTATTATAGACCTGATCAGTATTTCTAATCTTAACAATACGGGCGGCCATCTGGCACATATAGGCGGTTCCCTTGTCGGCCTGCTCCTTGGATGGAGATGGTCTGTGAAAGGATTGCCAGACAGCAGGACCTTTATGTCATCACCCTTGCAGGATGTCAAGAACAAACTATCAAGAAAGCCAAAGCTATCGGTTGCTCACAAGAGACCATTGACCGACTACGAATACAATGCCCTGAAGGTCCGCAGGCAGAAAGAACTTGATCGTATCCTTGAGAAAATCAAAAGTAATGGATATGAGAGCCTTACTGCTGAGGAGAAGAGAACTCTCTTTGATGCTAGCAAAGAAGGGGACATTTAG